The Salegentibacter mishustinae genome includes a window with the following:
- a CDS encoding sugar nucleotide-binding protein, whose amino-acid sequence MERILILGASGFIGNALYKELCSFFDTHGTYHTSNAAFEENHQFHQYDIETENIEILLQNVKPTVIISAVRGSFDAQIIAHFEIINYILTHNCKLLFISSANVFDAFTNFPSYEYDKTLSQSIYGRFKIKIENALLRLPNDKYNILRLPMVFGHNSPRLKQIKTLIDLGEAIEVFPNVVINVTEIEKVTQQVHYIINRKKQGVFHLGSNDLVHQKDFIEEVCEVLGHKNLVFKNIYNSNFDRFLAVLPKENILPKNLQVSVRQVAKASVKQ is encoded by the coding sequence TTGGAACGAATTTTAATTTTAGGAGCAAGCGGCTTTATAGGCAATGCCTTATATAAAGAGCTATGCTCCTTTTTTGATACCCACGGTACCTACCATACTTCAAACGCGGCTTTTGAGGAGAATCATCAGTTTCATCAATACGATATTGAAACTGAAAATATTGAGATTCTGCTTCAAAATGTAAAACCTACGGTAATAATTTCGGCTGTTCGCGGAAGTTTTGACGCACAAATTATCGCTCATTTTGAAATAATAAATTACATTCTTACCCATAACTGTAAGCTTCTATTTATTTCTTCAGCCAATGTGTTTGATGCGTTTACCAATTTCCCTTCGTACGAATACGATAAAACCTTATCTCAGAGCATTTATGGAAGGTTTAAAATTAAAATTGAAAATGCTTTACTAAGACTACCTAACGATAAGTATAACATCTTACGCCTGCCTATGGTCTTTGGCCATAATTCTCCGCGCCTAAAACAAATTAAAACGCTTATTGATCTTGGCGAAGCCATAGAGGTATTCCCCAATGTGGTAATTAATGTGACTGAAATTGAAAAGGTAACCCAGCAGGTACATTATATTATTAACAGGAAAAAACAAGGAGTTTTTCATCTGGGAAGTAACGACCTTGTACATCAAAAAGATTTTATTGAAGAGGTTTGTGAAGTTTTAGGCCATAAAAACCTGGTCTTTAAAAATATCTATAATTCTAACTTCGATAGATTTTTAGCGGTTTTACCTAAAGAGAATATTTTGCCTAAAAACCTACAGGTTTCTGTACGCCAGGTTGCAAAGGCTTCTGTAAAGCAGTAG
- a CDS encoding 4a-hydroxytetrahydrobiopterin dehydratase → MTKLNEDDINKKLKNLEGWVYKDNAIHTSFQFANFKDAFTVMTRIAFEAEAQQHHPNWANVYNELEISLSTHDADGVTEKDFKLAKAIEEIVEASA, encoded by the coding sequence ATGACAAAGCTCAATGAAGACGATATCAATAAAAAACTGAAAAACCTGGAAGGATGGGTTTATAAAGATAACGCAATTCATACTTCTTTTCAATTTGCAAATTTTAAAGATGCCTTCACGGTTATGACGCGTATAGCCTTTGAAGCTGAAGCCCAACAACACCATCCTAATTGGGCAAATGTTTACAACGAATTGGAAATTTCGCTTTCTACACACGATGCCGATGGAGTTACGGAAAAAGATTTTAAACTGGCAAAAGCTATTGAAGAAATAGTTGAAGCTTCGGCTTAA
- a CDS encoding YebC/PmpR family DNA-binding transcriptional regulator: protein MGRAFEFRKARKMKRWSAMAKAFTRIGKDIVMAVKEGGPDPDTNAKLRAVIQNAKSVNMPKDNIERAIKRASDKNQGDYKIVLFEGYAPHGIAVLVETATDNNNRTVANVRSHFNKCDGNLGTSGSVEFMFDHTCNFRLNAEGLDVEELELEFIDFGAEEVFEDEDGIHIYAPFEYFGAIQKELENREIEILSSGFERIPQVTKPLSPEEAADVEKLLERLEEDDDVQNVYHTMEETEA from the coding sequence ATGGGAAGAGCATTTGAATTTAGAAAGGCGCGTAAGATGAAACGCTGGTCGGCAATGGCCAAAGCCTTTACTCGCATTGGAAAAGATATTGTGATGGCCGTTAAAGAAGGTGGTCCAGATCCTGATACCAACGCTAAACTAAGAGCAGTTATTCAAAACGCGAAAAGCGTGAATATGCCCAAAGATAATATTGAACGAGCCATTAAAAGGGCGAGTGATAAAAACCAGGGCGATTATAAAATTGTACTTTTTGAAGGTTACGCGCCACACGGAATTGCCGTATTGGTGGAAACCGCAACAGATAATAATAACCGTACTGTAGCCAACGTAAGGTCGCATTTTAACAAGTGTGATGGGAACCTTGGAACTTCAGGCTCGGTAGAATTTATGTTTGACCATACCTGTAATTTCAGATTAAATGCTGAAGGCTTGGATGTGGAAGAACTGGAGCTTGAATTTATAGATTTTGGAGCTGAAGAAGTTTTTGAAGATGAAGACGGCATTCATATTTATGCGCCGTTCGAATATTTTGGAGCTATTCAAAAAGAATTAGAAAATAGGGAAATTGAAATACTTTCTTCAGGATTTGAAAGAATCCCACAGGTAACAAAACCGCTTTCTCCAGAAGAAGCTGCCGATGTTGAAAAACTACTGGAAAGATTGGAAGAAGATGATGATGTGCAAAATGTATATCACACCATGGAAGAAACCGAAGCTTAA
- a CDS encoding proline dehydrogenase family protein, protein MINRKIFNDTKTAFKLKSDLELDRAIFLFSMMNKKTLVDAGSWLTKFSLKLHLPVEGLIKKTIFEQFCGGITEEDCKPLTKEMYSKKLHSILDYSVEGKETEEQFDAALEKKMKLIKFAAESDELPFSLFKPTGIGRFAIWEKITERVNLSDDEKEEWERVKERVDKFCNCAYENNVRLYADAEESWMQLAADDLMEEMMKKYNKDKILIYNTFQCYRWDRLEYVKNLHEKAKKEGFKVGAKIVRGAYMEKENARAKKYGYTSPICENKEATDVNFNSVMSYCLANLEDIHLFIGTHNEVSNYLALQSMEDKGLPLDDDRIWFSQLYGMSDHISYNLAKKGYNSAKLLPFGPVRDVVPYLLRRAQENTSVKGQTGRELSLLEEEKKRRKGEPTKHDRGEH, encoded by the coding sequence ATGATTAATAGAAAAATCTTTAACGACACAAAAACGGCTTTTAAATTAAAATCTGATTTAGAGCTGGATCGTGCTATCTTTTTGTTTAGCATGATGAATAAGAAGACGCTGGTAGATGCAGGTTCCTGGTTAACCAAATTCTCTTTAAAGCTTCACTTGCCGGTGGAAGGACTAATTAAAAAAACCATCTTTGAGCAGTTTTGTGGCGGTATTACCGAAGAAGATTGTAAACCGCTTACCAAAGAGATGTACTCTAAAAAATTGCATAGTATTCTTGATTACTCGGTGGAAGGCAAGGAAACCGAAGAACAATTTGATGCTGCCCTGGAAAAGAAAATGAAGCTGATTAAATTCGCTGCCGAAAGTGACGAATTACCTTTTTCACTCTTTAAACCTACCGGAATCGGAAGGTTTGCCATCTGGGAAAAAATTACCGAGCGCGTAAATCTAAGTGATGATGAAAAGGAAGAGTGGGAGCGTGTTAAGGAAAGAGTAGATAAGTTTTGTAATTGCGCTTACGAAAATAATGTAAGACTTTATGCCGATGCCGAGGAGAGTTGGATGCAACTTGCAGCCGATGATCTTATGGAGGAAATGATGAAGAAATATAATAAGGACAAAATTCTTATTTATAACACTTTCCAGTGCTACCGTTGGGATAGGTTAGAATATGTAAAAAACCTACACGAAAAAGCTAAAAAAGAAGGCTTTAAGGTTGGAGCCAAAATTGTGCGTGGTGCTTATATGGAAAAGGAGAATGCACGTGCTAAAAAATATGGTTATACATCGCCAATTTGCGAAAACAAAGAAGCAACCGATGTTAATTTTAATAGCGTAATGTCTTACTGTTTAGCTAATCTTGAAGATATTCACCTGTTTATTGGTACTCATAACGAGGTAAGTAATTACCTGGCCTTACAAAGTATGGAAGATAAAGGTTTGCCTTTAGATGACGACCGTATTTGGTTTAGCCAACTCTATGGAATGAGTGACCATATTAGTTACAACCTAGCTAAAAAAGGATATAATTCGGCAAAACTATTGCCTTTTGGGCCGGTAAGAGATGTAGTGCCTTATTTATTAAGAAGAGCTCAGGAAAATACTTCTGTAAAAGGTCAAACCGGGCGTGAACTTTCTCTTCTAGAAGAGGAAAAGAAACGTAGAAAAGGAGAGCCTACAAAACACGATAGGGGAGAGCATTAA
- the aroB gene encoding 3-dehydroquinate synthase, with amino-acid sequence MSHSEVKGPVYYQEDGFLKLNAFIKEVNPSKIFFLVDNNTHRDCLAIFLKKLESPENVEILEIEAGEINKNLETCTGLWNALSELDADRKSLMINIGGGVVTDLGGFVASTFKRGIRYINVPTSLLAMVDASVGGKTGVDLGNLKNQIGVINHAEMVIIDPAFLGTLPQTEMRSGLAEILKHALISSETYWNKVTNLSELTLDDLDEIIKESVEIKAKVVTEDPEEHGLRKTLNYGHTLGHAIESYFLTHSEKTTLLHGEAIAVGMILATYLSKELQDFPEDKLKEITVKILDIYDRVVFSEEDIQQIIDLMKYDKKNSHGNINFVLLKDIGNPVIDCKVPNQLIWNAFEYYKKA; translated from the coding sequence ATGTCTCATAGTGAAGTTAAAGGGCCGGTTTACTATCAGGAAGACGGCTTTCTCAAGCTAAATGCTTTTATAAAAGAAGTAAATCCATCTAAAATATTTTTTTTAGTAGACAATAACACGCACCGTGATTGTCTTGCTATTTTTTTGAAAAAGCTGGAATCTCCTGAAAATGTTGAAATTCTTGAAATTGAAGCAGGAGAAATAAATAAAAACCTTGAAACCTGCACAGGCCTATGGAATGCACTTTCTGAATTGGATGCCGATCGCAAAAGCCTTATGATTAATATAGGTGGCGGTGTGGTAACCGATCTTGGCGGTTTTGTAGCTTCAACATTTAAGCGTGGCATTCGTTATATTAATGTTCCTACAAGTCTCCTGGCCATGGTAGACGCCTCTGTAGGAGGTAAAACAGGCGTTGATCTTGGTAACCTTAAGAACCAGATTGGAGTTATTAATCACGCCGAAATGGTGATCATAGATCCCGCCTTTCTTGGCACTTTACCGCAAACAGAAATGCGAAGCGGACTCGCTGAAATCTTAAAGCACGCTTTAATTAGTAGCGAAACTTACTGGAATAAAGTAACTAATCTAAGTGAGCTTACTTTAGACGATCTTGATGAAATCATTAAAGAATCGGTAGAAATTAAAGCAAAAGTAGTTACTGAAGACCCAGAAGAACACGGATTACGAAAAACATTAAATTACGGCCATACGCTGGGTCACGCTATAGAATCTTATTTTCTGACTCATTCTGAAAAAACGACGCTACTTCACGGGGAAGCCATTGCGGTTGGGATGATTCTGGCCACTTACCTTTCAAAGGAACTTCAGGACTTTCCTGAAGATAAATTAAAGGAAATTACTGTTAAAATTCTGGATATTTATGATCGGGTAGTATTTTCAGAAGAAGATATTCAGCAAATCATAGATTTAATGAAATACGACAAGAAAAATTCCCACGGAAATATAAATTTTGTCCTTCTAAAAGATATTGGAAACCCAGTGATAGATTGCAAAGTACCTAACCAACTAATTTGGAATGCTTTTGAATATTATAAGAAAGCTTGA